ACTCGCTCCGCACCGTTGCCGATGTAGTCGACGGTGTCAACTCTCTCCTGGCCGCCAAGACCCAGCCTCAACACTAACCCGGCGAGCCGGATACACCCCGGAGAGCACCTGCACCATCTCGACCGACCGTTCTACTCCAATCCGGGAATCATCCCAGCACGAAATCAGGAACCCCATGAACCGCGTAGTCATCACCGGCCTCGGCTGCATCACCCCCATCGGCAACACCGTCGCCGAGTTCACCACCAGCCTCTTCGCCGGCACCTCCGGCATCGCTCCCTTCACCACGCTCTTCCCCGAGCCGCCCACGGGCGATCCCGGCCTGCGCTTCAAGCACATGGCCGAGGTCAAGGGCTTCGACCCCTACGCCCACATGACCTCCGGGGCCGTCGTGGCCACCGAGCGCTCCGCCCAGCTAGGTGTCGTCGCCGCCCGTCAGGCCGCTCTCGAAGCCGCCCTGCGCGACCACCACGCGCCCGAGAACACGGCCATCGTCCTCGGCTGCTCCACCGGCGGCCGCCACGCCGAAGAGCCGGAGACCAAGAAGCTCTACACCACCAACGGCCGTGTCCACCCGCTCACGGTCCCGCGCTCTATGGCCTCCTCCGGAGCCAGCCAGATCGCCATCGACCTCGGCATCACCGGCCCCACGCTGAATATCTCCACAGCCTGCGCCAGCTCCACCCACGCCATCGGCCTGGCCTTCCAGATGGTCCGCAGCGGCCTGGTCACTGCGGCCCTCACCGGCGGCCACGAAGCCCCGCTGACCTTCGGCTTCCTCCGCGCCTGGGACTCGATGCGCGTCGTCTCCCCCACCGGCTGCCGCCCCTTCTCGGCCGACCGCGACGGCATGACCCTCGGAGAAGGCGCAGCCATCCTGATCCTCGAGAGCCTCGCCTCGGCAAAAGCCCGCAACGCCACCATCTACGCCGAGATCCTCGGCTTCGGCATGTCCTCGGAC
This is a stretch of genomic DNA from Granulicella sp. WH15. It encodes these proteins:
- a CDS encoding beta-ketoacyl-[acyl-carrier-protein] synthase family protein encodes the protein MNRVVITGLGCITPIGNTVAEFTTSLFAGTSGIAPFTTLFPEPPTGDPGLRFKHMAEVKGFDPYAHMTSGAVVATERSAQLGVVAARQAALEAALRDHHAPENTAIVLGCSTGGRHAEEPETKKLYTTNGRVHPLTVPRSMASSGASQIAIDLGITGPTLNISTACASSTHAIGLAFQMVRSGLVTAALTGGHEAPLTFGFLRAWDSMRVVSPTGCRPFSADRDGMTLGEGAAILILESLASAKARNATIYAEILGFGMSSDAHHITQPKPEGATAAIHACFRDAARTLQETDQPGNAQSLMEEVGYINAHGTGTVVNDQVESAAIHAVFGARAPHIPVSSTKSLHGHSIGASGAIEAVATALALHRGQLPATATTQTVDPTLNLDLILNAPRPTGPTVAISNSLAFGGLNAVIALRTFA